From Thermoflavifilum aggregans, a single genomic window includes:
- a CDS encoding alpha-ketoacid dehydrogenase subunit alpha/beta — protein MMISAETHSEQLSFEEFRRQVLRDYRIACESREASVLGRKEVLNGRAKFGIFGDGKEVPQVALARFFRPGDIRSGYYRDQTLAFATGMATVEQFFSQLYADIDPAHDPFSSGRQMNSHFATPFVDENGQWLDLVNRYNSAADLAPTSAQMPRSLGLAFASKLFRHLPSLQSLTHLSNHGDEVCFVTIGDASTSEGLFWETINAAGVLQVPMAVFVWDDGYGISVPRRLQTTKNSISAVMEGFRRSSKSNGWDIYRVKGWDYAEMCEVFEAGIQRVREHHIPALFHVEELTQPLGHSTSGSHERYKSKERLEWEKEWDCNRKMREWILDNQLATEEELNALEQEARQSVQQARQRAWEKYMQPIREQVKQVISLGKKLMQHPQANKQIISKLLQELAAEQAPFHKDVLKTASRIAQMHHHLPDPAKEELLKFCEERRAFYKKAYNTHLYADGPISALSVPEVKPVYDENAPLINGYEVLNRYFDDLFSYHPTVFAFGEDVGKIGDVNQAFAGLQQKHGADRIFDTGIREASIIGQGIGMAMRGLRPIAEIQYLDYLLFALQTLSDDVATLHYRTNGIQICPIIVRTRGHRLEGIWHSGSPMQLLLGALRGMYICVPRNMVKAAGMYNTLLRAAEPAVVIECLNGYRLKERMPSNIREYTVPMGVPEVIREGTDITIVSYGSVLRIASEAADRLQNDFGISCELIDVQTLLPFDIHHRIVESLKKTNRILFLDEDVPGGATAYMMQEVIEKQGGYRWLDVAPRTLSAQAHRPAYGTDGDYFSKPNAEDIIDKVLEMMRE, from the coding sequence ATGATGATTTCTGCTGAAACCCATTCCGAGCAGCTCTCCTTTGAAGAATTTCGTCGTCAGGTATTGCGCGATTACAGGATTGCCTGCGAAAGCCGGGAAGCCAGCGTGTTGGGCAGAAAAGAAGTGTTGAATGGCAGGGCCAAGTTTGGCATTTTTGGCGATGGCAAGGAAGTACCACAGGTAGCGTTGGCACGTTTTTTCCGGCCGGGTGATATCCGTTCGGGATATTATCGGGATCAGACGTTGGCTTTTGCTACGGGTATGGCCACGGTAGAGCAGTTTTTTTCCCAGCTGTATGCTGATATTGACCCGGCACACGATCCGTTTTCATCAGGCCGGCAGATGAACAGCCATTTTGCCACGCCTTTTGTGGATGAAAACGGTCAATGGCTGGATTTGGTAAACCGATACAATTCTGCTGCCGACCTAGCTCCCACGTCGGCACAGATGCCGCGTTCACTGGGATTGGCCTTTGCTTCCAAATTGTTCAGGCATTTGCCCTCCCTGCAATCACTCACCCACCTGTCAAATCACGGTGATGAAGTATGTTTTGTGACGATTGGCGATGCCAGTACTTCAGAAGGATTGTTTTGGGAAACCATCAATGCTGCGGGTGTATTGCAGGTGCCTATGGCCGTGTTTGTGTGGGATGATGGCTATGGCATTTCCGTCCCCCGCAGGCTGCAGACCACCAAGAATTCCATTTCGGCCGTGATGGAAGGCTTTCGCCGCTCTAGTAAATCTAATGGCTGGGATATTTATCGGGTGAAAGGATGGGATTATGCAGAAATGTGTGAGGTATTCGAAGCCGGTATTCAACGGGTTCGCGAGCATCATATTCCTGCCTTATTTCATGTGGAAGAGCTTACACAACCGCTGGGACATTCTACTTCAGGTTCACACGAACGATATAAAAGCAAGGAGCGCCTGGAATGGGAAAAAGAATGGGACTGCAATCGCAAAATGCGGGAATGGATTTTGGATAATCAGCTGGCTACAGAAGAAGAGCTGAATGCGCTGGAGCAGGAGGCTCGTCAATCCGTGCAGCAGGCCAGGCAGCGGGCTTGGGAAAAATATATGCAGCCCATTCGTGAGCAGGTGAAGCAGGTTATTTCATTGGGTAAAAAGTTGATGCAACATCCACAGGCCAACAAACAAATCATCAGCAAACTTTTGCAGGAACTTGCAGCCGAACAGGCACCCTTTCATAAAGATGTATTGAAAACTGCTTCCCGCATTGCCCAAATGCATCATCATCTGCCTGATCCTGCCAAAGAAGAATTATTGAAATTCTGTGAAGAACGGAGAGCATTTTACAAAAAAGCCTACAATACTCATTTATATGCAGATGGGCCGATTTCAGCATTATCGGTTCCTGAAGTAAAGCCTGTATATGATGAAAATGCTCCTTTGATTAACGGATATGAAGTGCTGAATCGTTATTTCGATGATTTGTTTTCCTATCATCCTACTGTATTTGCCTTCGGAGAGGATGTAGGTAAAATCGGTGATGTAAACCAGGCATTTGCAGGCTTGCAGCAGAAGCATGGTGCTGATCGCATTTTCGATACAGGCATTCGTGAAGCCTCTATCATTGGCCAGGGAATTGGCATGGCCATGCGAGGTTTGCGCCCTATTGCTGAAATTCAGTATCTCGATTATCTGCTTTTTGCTTTGCAAACTCTTAGTGATGATGTAGCAACCTTGCATTATCGTACCAACGGTATACAGATCTGTCCAATTATTGTGCGTACACGCGGACATCGGCTGGAAGGTATCTGGCATTCAGGCTCACCCATGCAATTGTTGCTCGGTGCTTTGCGTGGCATGTACATTTGTGTACCCCGCAATATGGTGAAAGCAGCAGGCATGTATAATACGCTGTTGCGTGCTGCTGAACCCGCAGTAGTGATTGAATGTTTAAATGGTTACAGGCTAAAAGAAAGAATGCCTTCCAATATCCGTGAATATACTGTGCCTATGGGTGTTCCAGAAGTGATAAGGGAAGGAACAGATATTACCATTGTTTCCTATGGCTCTGTTTTGCGTATAGCTTCTGAGGCGGCCGATCGGTTACAGAATGATTTTGGTATTTCCTGTGAATTGATTGATGTGCAGACTTTATTGCCATTTGATATTCATCATCGCATTGTGGAATCGTTGAAAAAAACCAATCGGATTTTATTCCTCGATGAAGATGTGCCGGGTGGTGCAACGGCTTATATGATGCAGGAAGTAATTGAGAAACAGGGTGGATATCGCTGGCTGGATGTAGCTCCCCGCACGTTAAGTGCACAAGCCCATCGTCCGGCTTATGGTACAGATGGAGATTATTTTTCCAAACCCAATGCAGAAGATATCATTGATAAAGTACTCGAAATGATGCGGGAATAG